Part of the Halostella litorea genome is shown below.
GGCGAGTCGAACGAGCCGTGAGCGCTCGACGGCCACGCGTTCCGCTGCCCGCGGCCCCGTTTCGTCGTCATCATCGGAGGCTTTAAGCGAACACAATCCCGAATTCCACGCGTATGAACAGGCGGGACTTTCTGAAAACAGCCAGCGGCGTAACGGGCGCCGCCGCCGTCGCGGGTGCGGCGCCGCCGGCCGTCGCACAGGAGGGGGGGCAGGAGAACGGAACCACCACCTCCGGTAACGGCACCGCCGGCAACGGGACCGACGGCAACGAGACCGCCGGCGGCGGTGCCGGCGGCGGGAGCGAGACCGTCGCGCTGACCGGCGACAACGTGTACGACCCCGCGGAACTGTACATCGCTCCGGGGACCACGGTGACGTTCGACTGGACCTCCGACGGTCACAACATCATCGTCGACAGCAAGCCCGAGGACTCCGACTGGGAGGGCCACGAACCCATCGAGAACGAGGGGTTCACCCACGAGCACACCTTCGAGGTGCTCGGCGACTACGAGTACTACTGCTCGCCCCACCAGTCCCTGGGCATGGAGGCCGTCATCCACGTCACCGAGGGCGGCCAGAACCCCAACGCCGGCGGCGGCGGTGGCGGCGAGGTCGACCCCCACGAACTCGGCGTCCCGTTCCAGGCACACTTCGTCGGGATCGCGACCCTGCTCGCCGTCTTCGTGTCGCTGGTCTACTCGTTCTACGTGCTGAAGTACGGCGAATCACCGCACTCCAGTAGCCCCAACAGGAGGTAATCATGTCATCGCAAGGAAGCACCTACGGCGACATTCACCGCTACGAACCGGCCCGCGAGAGCACCGCGGCGGCGATCGCCATCGTGTTGCTGACCGTCGTCGAAGTCGTGTTCGTCGGGCTGTTCACGTACGGGATGGTCAACGGCTGGGGATACGTCGAGACCGGGAACATGTATCTCGGCTTCGTCCTCGCCGTCATCTTCGTCGACCTGGCGTTCATCCTCCTGCTGTACCGCAAGGAGTTCCTCCCCGACGTCATGATCGTCAAGAAGCGTCGGCGCAAGTGGGAGGACCTGTACGTCCGCGAGGAGGACGCCGACGGCCGCGAGCTCGCCGGGAACGCCTGGGAGCACGTGAAACGCGCAGTGTACCCCTACTACAAGAAATAACCCATGCCAGAGGACGAAGACAAGTATCCGGTCGAATCGGACCGTCGCCGCTTCGTGAAAGGCGTCGTCGGCAGCGCGGCGCTCGCGGGCGTCGGCACGACGGGCGCCGCGGCGATAGACTCCGCGACGTCGCGGGCCGGTGCCGGCGGCGGCACGACGACGTACATGGCGATAGAGAACACCGACGGCCCGGCCCCGCGCGGGATGCCACAGATCCCCATCGAGATAGAGGACGGGCAGGTCAAGGGCGTCTGGCCCGAGGTGCAGGAACGGGAACTGGACTCGGGGGAGACGATACAGGTCGCCGAGACGACGAACTTCAAGGACACCGGCCTCACCTACACCAACCGCTGGTTCCAGTACTGCGGCGTCCAGTCCTACCCCGGGCTCGCGCCCGACGCCGACCAGGACAACTTCTTCCGCTACTCCGCCTCGCCGCCGCCGTCGTACGGCTGGCAGGGCGAGGAGACGTCCGGCGGCGACATCGTCGAGGTGGCGGACTTCGAGGACTACGAGGACTACGAGGGCACCGGCATCGGGCAGGGCGGCCTCGGGAAGCCGGCGGTGGCGACCTGGCGGTCACAGGACGTCGACTCCGTCATCCCGGTCCAGATCATCCGAAGCCCGATCATCGAGGAGATGGCACAGGACGACGAATGGCTGGCCGCCTCGACCGATCAGGGCTTCATGGCGTACCTGAACAAGTGTACGCACTTCTGCTGTGTCCCGGGCTGGAAGAGCCTCGAGAGCGCCGCGCAGTTCGGCGCGGAGGACGAGGTGTACTGCCAGTGCCACCAGTCGATCTACGACCCGTTCAGCCTCGTCGAACGGACGTTCACGGCGCTGCCGCGCCCGGAGGACGACTAACATGAGCCTGGAAA
Proteins encoded:
- a CDS encoding plastocyanin/azurin family copper-binding protein, yielding MNRRDFLKTASGVTGAAAVAGAAPPAVAQEGGQENGTTTSGNGTAGNGTDGNETAGGGAGGGSETVALTGDNVYDPAELYIAPGTTVTFDWTSDGHNIIVDSKPEDSDWEGHEPIENEGFTHEHTFEVLGDYEYYCSPHQSLGMEAVIHVTEGGQNPNAGGGGGGEVDPHELGVPFQAHFVGIATLLAVFVSLVYSFYVLKYGESPHSSSPNRR
- a CDS encoding DUF7318 family protein, with the protein product MSSQGSTYGDIHRYEPARESTAAAIAIVLLTVVEVVFVGLFTYGMVNGWGYVETGNMYLGFVLAVIFVDLAFILLLYRKEFLPDVMIVKKRRRKWEDLYVREEDADGRELAGNAWEHVKRAVYPYYKK
- a CDS encoding Rieske (2Fe-2S) protein encodes the protein MPEDEDKYPVESDRRRFVKGVVGSAALAGVGTTGAAAIDSATSRAGAGGGTTTYMAIENTDGPAPRGMPQIPIEIEDGQVKGVWPEVQERELDSGETIQVAETTNFKDTGLTYTNRWFQYCGVQSYPGLAPDADQDNFFRYSASPPPSYGWQGEETSGGDIVEVADFEDYEDYEGTGIGQGGLGKPAVATWRSQDVDSVIPVQIIRSPIIEEMAQDDEWLAASTDQGFMAYLNKCTHFCCVPGWKSLESAAQFGAEDEVYCQCHQSIYDPFSLVERTFTALPRPEDD